A section of the Ranitomeya imitator isolate aRanImi1 chromosome 7, aRanImi1.pri, whole genome shotgun sequence genome encodes:
- the SUMO1 gene encoding small ubiquitin-related modifier 1, whose translation MSDQEAKPSSEDLGDKKEGGDYIKLKVIGQDSSEIHFKVKMTTHLKKLKESYCQRQGVPMNSLRFLFEGQRIADHQTPKELGMEEEDVIEVYQEQTGGHSLI comes from the exons ATGTCTGACCAG GAAGCTAAACCATCCAGCGAGGACTTGGGAGATAAGAAAGAAGGTGGCGACTATATTAAACTAAAAGTAATTGGCCAG GACAGCAGTGAAATCCATTTTAAGGTAAAGATGACGACGCACCTGAAAAAGCTGAAAGAGTCCTACTGTCAGAGACAG GGTGTGCCCATGAATTCCCTAAGGTTTCTTTTTGAAGGGCAGAGGATTGCAGATCACCAGACTCCTAAAGAG CTGGGCATGGAGGAAGAAGACGTTATTGAGGTTTATCAGGAACAGACTGGGGGCCATTCGTTGATTTAA